A section of the Ornithinimicrobium sufpigmenti genome encodes:
- the dinB gene encoding DNA polymerase IV encodes MVRHEAGGPATDEGYILHVDMDAFYAAVSLLEHPELVGQPVVVGGGWRSVVLCATYEARAYGVRSGMPMATARRLCPPAVVVRPDHDAYARVSEGVMAVFAEVTPRVEPVSMEEAFLDVSATGRQWGGPARIGRWIRDTVVDEQGITCSVGGAPTKAVAKIASRAAKPDGMRLLTRDQVVPFLHPMPVSALWGVGESTEAELHRLGLRTVAQLAHVPRSTLRRAFGEQTATHLHTLAWGVDDSPVVPARRERSVGSSQTLAHDVDDPEVVRRQLLHLAERTASRMRHAGVLGRTVVLTVRFSDFTTITRSRTIAVPTDVTRDVHATAWSLYTALGLQRARIRMLGVRMEGITEADGTLVQGRLDEPEHGWRDAERAMDRAAARFGQGAVRPASLLLGHSRSA; translated from the coding sequence ATGGTGAGGCACGAGGCAGGCGGCCCCGCGACCGACGAGGGCTACATCCTGCACGTCGACATGGACGCCTTCTACGCTGCGGTCTCGCTGCTGGAGCACCCCGAGCTGGTCGGTCAGCCGGTGGTGGTGGGCGGTGGGTGGCGCAGTGTCGTGCTGTGCGCCACCTACGAGGCGCGGGCTTACGGCGTGCGCTCGGGTATGCCGATGGCCACCGCCCGCCGGCTGTGCCCGCCGGCGGTGGTGGTCCGGCCCGACCACGACGCCTACGCCCGGGTCTCCGAGGGGGTGATGGCCGTCTTCGCAGAGGTGACCCCACGGGTGGAACCGGTCTCGATGGAGGAAGCCTTCCTCGACGTCTCCGCGACCGGGCGACAGTGGGGTGGGCCGGCCCGGATCGGCCGGTGGATCCGGGACACGGTCGTCGACGAGCAGGGCATCACCTGCTCCGTCGGGGGTGCCCCCACCAAGGCGGTGGCCAAGATCGCCTCCCGGGCGGCCAAGCCGGACGGCATGCGCCTGCTCACCCGAGACCAGGTGGTGCCCTTCCTGCACCCGATGCCGGTCAGCGCGTTGTGGGGGGTGGGGGAGTCCACCGAGGCGGAGCTGCACCGCCTCGGGCTGCGGACGGTGGCCCAGCTGGCCCACGTGCCACGGTCGACCCTTCGCCGGGCCTTCGGCGAGCAGACGGCCACCCATCTGCACACCCTGGCGTGGGGGGTGGACGACTCCCCGGTGGTGCCGGCGCGTCGGGAACGCAGCGTCGGCTCCTCCCAGACGCTGGCCCACGACGTGGACGACCCCGAGGTGGTCCGTCGCCAGCTGCTCCACCTGGCCGAACGGACGGCCAGCCGGATGCGGCACGCGGGGGTGCTGGGCCGCACCGTGGTGCTGACCGTCCGGTTCTCCGACTTCACCACCATCACCCGGTCCCGCACGATCGCGGTCCCCACCGACGTCACCCGGGACGTGCACGCCACGGCCTGGTCGCTCTACACCGCACTCGGGCTGCAGCGGGCCCGCATCCGGATGCTCGGGGTGCGCATGGAAGGCATCACCGAGGCCGACGGCACCCTGGTGCAGGGGCGTCTGGACGAGCCGGAGCACGGCTGGCGGGATGCCGAGCGGGCGATGGACCGGGCCGCGGCCAGGTTCGGGCAGGGCGCGGTGCGGCCGGCGAGCCTCCTGCTCGGGCACTCCCGGTCGGCCTAA
- a CDS encoding DUF3040 domain-containing protein yields the protein MPLSEHEQRVLQQMEQALYAEDPRLASQLQRTAAARTSTGLDRRRLALGVLGALAGLALVVVGVMTQFLWVSIIGFLAMVLGGAWAATPVRGGGLGVVQEDGSVRVQAGGSPKAGPQGKAKPGGNFMSRMEQQWDKRKEQGP from the coding sequence ATGCCGCTCTCCGAGCACGAGCAGCGCGTCCTGCAGCAGATGGAGCAGGCGCTCTACGCTGAGGACCCTCGCCTGGCGAGCCAGCTTCAACGTACCGCTGCCGCCCGCACCTCCACGGGACTGGACCGCCGCCGCCTGGCGCTCGGTGTCCTGGGTGCCCTCGCCGGCCTGGCCCTGGTGGTCGTCGGCGTGATGACGCAGTTCCTCTGGGTGAGCATCATCGGCTTCCTGGCCATGGTCCTGGGTGGCGCCTGGGCCGCTACCCCCGTCCGTGGCGGCGGGTTGGGTGTCGTGCAGGAGGACGGCTCGGTGCGGGTGCAGGCGGGCGGCTCCCCCAAGGCCGGCCCGCAGGGCAAGGCCAAGCCGGGGGGCAACTTCATGAGCCGCATGGAGCAGCAGTGGGACAAGCGCAAGGAGCAGGGTCCCTGA
- a CDS encoding DUF456 domain-containing protein, translating to MSALEIVALLLMLVGLVGIVFPVLPGLLLVVVGVLVWALDARSTAGWVLLLVAVAIYVAGVVLQWAVPGKRMKRAGVRTSTLLVGLACAVVGMFVIPVVGLFVGFPVGILLASLVRTRDVREAWRATGHALRAVGTNILIELGTAFTIIAVFVVTVVFLV from the coding sequence ATGTCCGCGCTCGAGATCGTCGCCCTGCTGCTCATGCTCGTCGGGCTCGTCGGCATCGTCTTCCCGGTGCTGCCGGGGCTGCTGCTGGTGGTGGTCGGGGTGCTGGTCTGGGCGCTGGACGCCCGCTCGACCGCCGGCTGGGTGCTGCTCCTGGTCGCGGTCGCGATCTACGTCGCGGGGGTCGTGCTGCAGTGGGCGGTCCCGGGCAAGCGGATGAAGCGCGCAGGGGTGCGCACCTCGACGCTGCTGGTGGGGCTGGCCTGCGCCGTCGTGGGGATGTTCGTCATCCCGGTCGTGGGCCTGTTCGTCGGTTTCCCGGTCGGGATCCTGCTCGCCTCGCTGGTGCGTACCCGGGACGTACGGGAAGCCTGGCGCGCCACGGGACACGCGCTACGGGCGGTAGGGACCAACATCCTCATCGAGCTGGGCACCGCGTTCACCATCATCGCCGTCTTCGTGGTGACGGTGGTTTTCCTGGTCTGA
- a CDS encoding DUF7455 domain-containing protein: MNTTLTPELTAADRCDRCGAQAYVRARLADGLELHFCAHHGRAHLDKLRDMQDIDILDETHKLHAEENPTI; the protein is encoded by the coding sequence GTGAACACCACGCTGACCCCCGAGCTGACCGCCGCCGACCGCTGTGACCGTTGCGGCGCCCAGGCCTACGTCCGAGCCCGCCTGGCCGACGGCCTCGAGCTGCACTTCTGCGCCCACCACGGGCGCGCGCACCTCGACAAGCTGCGCGACATGCAGGACATCGACATCCTCGACGAGACGCACAAGCTGCACGCCGAGGAGAACCCCACGATCTGA
- a CDS encoding DNA gyrase/topoisomerase IV subunit B: MTTQDYSARHLQVLEGLEAVRKRPGMYVGSTDERGLMHCLWEIIDNAVDEALGGHGDRIEIVLHPDGSVEIRDRARGIPVDIEPRTGLSGVEVVFTKLHAGGKFGGGSYAASGGLHGVGASVVNALSARLDVEVDRAGKTYGMSFRRGEPGIFDDGRKEPSPDAPFTPFEKSSELAVVGKARRGVTGTRVRYWADPQIFLATAQFNYDELVMRARQTAFLVPGLTVVIRDERGLPGTPAEDGPHEETFAYTGGIAEYAEYLAPDQPVTDVWRLQGSGRFNETVPVLDDRGHMVTREVERECEVDVAVRWGTGYDTTMRSFVNIIATPKGGTHVAGFEQAVMKVFRKQLEVNSRKLKVGNDKVDKDDITAGLTAVVTVRLAEPQFEGQTKEVLGTSAVRAIVSRVVEQGITERLTSTHRGDKAQASLLLEKVVAEMKSRISARLHKETQRRKNALESSSLPPKLADCRTNDTARSELFIVEGDSALGTAKLARSSDYQALLPIRGKILNVQKASVQDMLSNAECGAIIQVIGAGSGRSFDLDAARYGKVIIMTDADVDGAHIRTLLLTLFFRYMRPLVEAGRVYAAMPPLHRIEVTGGRGKAGREYIYTYTEAEMRKKLAELAKKGRTVKQPMQRYKGLGEMDADQLAETTMDPRHRTLRRITLADAARADEVFDLLMGSSVAPRKDFIVESAHVLDRERIDA; this comes from the coding sequence GTGACGACACAGGACTACTCCGCCCGGCACCTGCAGGTCCTCGAGGGCCTGGAGGCGGTGCGCAAGCGCCCGGGGATGTATGTCGGGTCCACCGACGAACGCGGCCTCATGCACTGCCTGTGGGAGATCATCGACAACGCCGTCGACGAGGCTCTGGGCGGGCACGGCGACCGGATCGAGATCGTGCTGCACCCCGACGGGTCGGTCGAGATCCGCGACCGGGCCAGGGGCATCCCGGTCGACATCGAGCCGCGCACCGGCCTGTCCGGCGTCGAGGTCGTCTTCACCAAGCTCCACGCCGGCGGCAAGTTCGGCGGCGGGTCCTACGCCGCCTCCGGCGGTCTGCACGGTGTGGGTGCCTCGGTGGTCAACGCGCTGTCCGCCCGTCTCGACGTCGAGGTGGACCGGGCCGGCAAGACCTACGGCATGAGCTTCCGCCGGGGCGAGCCGGGGATCTTCGACGACGGACGCAAGGAGCCCTCGCCGGATGCTCCCTTCACGCCCTTCGAGAAGAGCAGCGAGCTCGCGGTCGTGGGCAAGGCGCGCCGCGGGGTCACCGGCACGCGGGTGCGCTACTGGGCCGACCCGCAGATCTTCCTGGCCACCGCGCAGTTCAACTACGACGAGCTGGTCATGCGGGCCCGCCAGACCGCCTTCCTGGTGCCCGGCCTCACGGTGGTCATCCGCGACGAGCGCGGCCTGCCCGGCACCCCGGCCGAGGACGGCCCGCACGAGGAGACCTTCGCCTACACCGGCGGGATCGCCGAGTACGCCGAGTACCTCGCCCCCGACCAGCCGGTCACCGACGTCTGGCGGCTGCAGGGCTCGGGCCGGTTCAACGAGACCGTCCCGGTCCTGGACGACCGTGGCCACATGGTCACCCGGGAGGTCGAGCGCGAGTGCGAGGTGGACGTCGCCGTCCGCTGGGGCACCGGCTACGACACGACGATGCGCAGCTTCGTCAACATCATCGCCACCCCCAAGGGCGGCACCCACGTCGCCGGCTTCGAGCAGGCCGTGATGAAGGTCTTCCGCAAGCAGCTGGAGGTCAACTCCCGCAAGCTCAAGGTCGGCAACGACAAGGTCGACAAGGACGACATCACCGCCGGGCTGACCGCGGTCGTCACCGTGCGGCTGGCCGAACCGCAGTTCGAGGGCCAGACCAAGGAGGTGCTCGGCACCAGCGCCGTGCGCGCGATCGTCTCCCGGGTCGTGGAGCAGGGGATCACCGAGCGACTCACCAGCACCCACCGGGGGGACAAGGCCCAGGCCTCGCTGCTGCTGGAGAAGGTCGTGGCGGAGATGAAGTCGCGCATCTCGGCCCGCCTGCACAAGGAGACCCAGCGCCGTAAGAACGCCCTGGAGTCCTCCTCGCTCCCGCCGAAGCTGGCCGACTGCCGCACCAACGACACCGCCCGCAGCGAGCTGTTCATCGTCGAGGGCGACAGCGCCCTCGGCACCGCCAAGCTGGCCCGCTCCAGCGACTACCAGGCGCTGCTGCCCATCCGCGGCAAGATCCTCAACGTCCAGAAGGCCTCGGTCCAGGACATGCTGTCCAACGCCGAGTGCGGCGCGATCATCCAGGTGATCGGCGCCGGCTCCGGGCGGTCCTTCGACCTCGACGCCGCGCGCTACGGCAAGGTCATCATCATGACCGACGCAGACGTCGACGGCGCGCACATCCGCACCCTCCTGCTGACCCTCTTCTTCCGCTACATGCGGCCGCTGGTCGAGGCGGGGCGCGTGTATGCCGCGATGCCGCCGCTGCACCGGATCGAGGTCACCGGTGGCCGCGGCAAGGCCGGTCGGGAGTACATCTACACCTACACCGAGGCCGAGATGCGCAAGAAGCTCGCCGAGCTGGCGAAGAAGGGCCGGACCGTCAAGCAGCCGATGCAGCGCTACAAGGGTCTGGGCGAGATGGACGCCGACCAGCTGGCCGAGACCACGATGGACCCCCGCCACCGCACCCTGCGCCGGATCACCCTGGCCGACGCGGCCCGCGCCGACGAGGTCTTCGACCTGCTCATGGGCTCGTCGGTCGCCCCGCGCAAGGACTTCATCGTGGAGTCCGCGCACGTGCTGGACCGGGAGCGGATCGACGCCTGA
- a CDS encoding DEAD/DEAH box helicase: MAKPIRSAAPGKKPRHTPAQKKAAREAREKQARAQLKGRRTDRRSERYPDDRPRRDDGDAGKARWRDRDEADPRGRGERAERRDRGDHRRDDNRAAGGYDRREHRGGYQGRDERGGHDRRENRGGYQQRDDRGGFRGRDDNRAAGGYDRREHRGGYQGRDERGGHDRRENRGGYQQRDDRGGFRGRDGNRSGGYDRRDNRGGYQGRDDNRSGGYDRRDNRSGYPSRDDNRAAGGYQRREEGAGYARTEHTWRARRDEREGRPYERGRHEGRSWDENRRRDDRRWERRDDRPGREVEPERATFEDAEVERDEADAAYQERQAAGLVEDATAQVTEDNGFASFGLHEDLVSALARVGITQPFPIQAATIPDALAGRDLLGRGQTGSGKTMAFGLPLLHRLTGRPRAVPHRPRALILSPTRELAMQSVDALAPLMRAVDKRFLLVAGGMSYTPQLNALDKGVDVLVATPGRLIDLIERGAADLSEVEVTVLDEADHMAEMGFVEAIQQVLDLTQAGGQRLLFSATLDHGVDKIAKAYLQDPVTHSTDDATASVTTMEHHLFLVHPHHKKPITAAIANRSGRTIVFCRTKLGADRIALQLRESGVFAAALHGGLNQAQRTRVLDAFKAGTLPVLVATDVAARGIHVDDVSLVLQVDPPADHKDYLHRSGRTARAGDTGVVVTLALPHQKRQVSRLLDAAGVQAEPQVVAPEDTAVIETAGGSVPEREPIPQSELDAILRPPRRGRGGRPGGRPGGPRQGDRRQGGYRGSRDGGSREGGYRGSREGGSREGGYRGSRERSGGSDGRPDWRPRG, from the coding sequence ATGGCCAAGCCCATCCGTTCTGCTGCCCCCGGCAAGAAGCCGCGGCATACCCCTGCACAGAAGAAGGCCGCCCGCGAGGCGCGGGAGAAGCAGGCCCGCGCCCAGCTCAAGGGCCGCCGCACCGACCGGCGCAGCGAGCGCTACCCGGACGACCGGCCGCGTCGTGACGACGGTGATGCCGGCAAGGCCCGCTGGCGCGACCGCGACGAGGCCGACCCACGGGGCCGCGGCGAGCGTGCCGAGCGCCGTGACCGCGGCGACCACCGACGCGACGACAACCGTGCTGCCGGTGGCTATGACCGTCGGGAGCACCGCGGTGGCTACCAGGGTCGTGACGAGCGCGGCGGTCACGACCGCCGCGAGAACCGTGGCGGCTACCAGCAGCGGGACGACCGTGGTGGTTTCCGGGGTCGGGACGACAACCGTGCTGCCGGTGGCTATGACCGTCGGGAGCACCGCGGTGGCTACCAGGGTCGTGACGAGCGCGGCGGTCACGACCGCCGCGAGAACCGTGGCGGCTACCAGCAGCGGGACGACCGTGGTGGTTTCCGGGGTCGGGACGGCAACCGGTCCGGTGGCTATGACCGGCGGGACAACCGTGGTGGCTACCAGGGTCGGGACGACAACCGGTCCGGTGGCTACGACCGTCGGGACAACCGCAGCGGCTACCCGTCGCGCGACGACAACCGTGCTGCTGGCGGCTACCAGCGCCGCGAGGAGGGTGCGGGATACGCCCGCACCGAGCACACCTGGCGCGCACGCCGCGACGAGCGGGAGGGGCGCCCCTACGAGCGCGGCCGCCACGAGGGCCGCAGCTGGGACGAGAACCGGCGCCGTGACGACCGCCGCTGGGAGCGTCGCGACGACCGGCCGGGCCGGGAGGTCGAGCCGGAGCGGGCCACCTTCGAGGACGCGGAGGTCGAGCGCGACGAGGCCGACGCGGCATACCAGGAGCGGCAGGCCGCCGGTCTGGTCGAGGACGCCACCGCCCAGGTGACCGAGGACAACGGCTTCGCCAGCTTCGGGCTGCACGAGGACCTCGTGTCCGCGCTGGCCCGGGTCGGCATCACCCAGCCGTTCCCGATCCAGGCCGCGACCATCCCCGACGCGCTCGCCGGCCGGGACCTGCTCGGCCGGGGCCAGACCGGTTCCGGCAAGACGATGGCCTTCGGGCTGCCCCTGCTGCACCGGCTCACCGGTCGGCCGCGGGCCGTGCCGCACCGGCCACGGGCGCTGATCCTCAGCCCCACCCGCGAGCTGGCCATGCAGAGCGTGGACGCACTGGCCCCGCTGATGCGGGCCGTGGACAAGCGCTTCCTGCTGGTCGCGGGCGGTATGTCGTACACCCCCCAGCTCAACGCCCTGGACAAGGGGGTCGACGTGCTCGTCGCCACCCCGGGACGCCTCATCGACCTGATCGAGCGCGGCGCCGCAGACCTGTCCGAGGTGGAGGTCACCGTCCTGGACGAGGCCGACCACATGGCCGAGATGGGCTTCGTGGAGGCCATCCAGCAGGTCCTCGACCTGACCCAGGCCGGCGGCCAGCGGCTGCTGTTCTCCGCGACCCTGGACCACGGGGTCGACAAGATCGCCAAGGCCTACCTGCAGGACCCGGTGACCCACTCCACCGACGACGCCACGGCCAGCGTGACCACGATGGAGCACCACCTCTTCCTCGTGCACCCGCACCACAAGAAGCCGATCACCGCAGCCATCGCCAACCGGTCCGGCCGCACCATCGTCTTCTGCCGCACCAAGCTCGGGGCGGACCGGATCGCGCTGCAGCTGCGCGAGTCCGGCGTCTTTGCCGCGGCCCTGCACGGCGGGCTGAACCAGGCCCAGCGCACCCGGGTGCTGGACGCCTTCAAGGCCGGCACCCTCCCGGTGCTGGTCGCCACCGACGTCGCCGCCCGCGGCATCCACGTCGACGACGTCTCCCTGGTCCTGCAGGTGGACCCGCCTGCGGACCACAAGGACTACCTGCACCGCTCGGGCCGCACAGCCCGGGCCGGTGACACCGGCGTCGTGGTGACCCTGGCGCTGCCGCACCAGAAGCGGCAGGTCTCCCGCCTGCTCGACGCCGCGGGTGTGCAGGCCGAGCCGCAGGTCGTCGCCCCGGAGGACACCGCGGTCATCGAGACCGCCGGCGGGTCCGTCCCCGAGCGCGAGCCCATCCCGCAGAGCGAGCTGGACGCGATCCTGCGTCCCCCGCGCCGGGGCCGGGGCGGGCGTCCCGGTGGCCGGCCCGGTGGTCCGCGTCAGGGCGACCGGCGGCAGGGTGGCTACCGAGGCTCTCGGGACGGTGGCTCTCGGGAGGGCGGCTACCGAGGGTCCCGCGAAGGCGGGTCCCGCGAGGGCGGCTACCGCGGCTCCCGCGAGCGCTCCGGCGGCTCCGACGGCCGTCCGGACTGGCGCCCCCGCGGCTGA
- the gdhA gene encoding NADP-specific glutamate dehydrogenase has protein sequence MSSTIDSRLQHIYKLVLRRNPGESEFHQAVQEVLSSLGPVVDRQPHYLAERVIERLCEPERQIIFRVPWTDDHGQVQINRAFRVEYSSVLGPYKGGMRFHPSVLLGTVKFLGFEQIFKNALTGLPIGGGKGGADFDPKGRSDGEIMRFCQSLMTELYRHLGEYTDVPAGDVGVGTREIGYLFGQYKRITNRYEGGVLTGKGIAWGGSQARTEATGYGTVFFADEMARHAGTSLEGREVVVSGSGNVAIYAIEKVQQLGGRVVACSDSSGYVVDEDGIDLDLLQDVKEVRRDRIAAYAKERGGKSRFVRDGSVWEVPCQVALPCATQNELDEDAARTLVENGVKVVAEGANMPCTPGAVRVFTDQGVLFGPGKAANAGGVATSALEMQQNAARDSWSFEYTEERLGEIMRSIHARCVDTAEDYGRPGDYVFGANAAGFIQVADAMLALGVV, from the coding sequence ATGTCCAGCACCATCGACTCAAGGCTCCAGCACATCTACAAGCTCGTGCTGCGGCGCAACCCCGGGGAGAGCGAGTTCCACCAGGCGGTGCAGGAGGTCCTCTCCAGCCTCGGGCCGGTCGTCGACCGCCAACCCCACTACCTGGCCGAACGGGTCATCGAGCGGCTCTGCGAGCCGGAGCGGCAGATCATCTTCCGGGTCCCGTGGACCGACGACCACGGCCAGGTGCAGATCAACCGCGCCTTCCGGGTCGAGTACTCCTCCGTGCTGGGCCCCTACAAGGGCGGGATGCGCTTCCACCCCTCCGTGCTGCTGGGCACGGTGAAGTTCCTCGGCTTCGAGCAGATCTTCAAGAACGCGCTGACCGGCCTGCCGATCGGCGGCGGCAAGGGCGGCGCGGACTTCGACCCCAAGGGTCGCTCCGACGGCGAGATCATGCGCTTCTGCCAGTCGCTGATGACCGAGCTCTACCGGCACCTCGGCGAGTACACCGACGTCCCCGCGGGCGACGTCGGTGTCGGCACCCGGGAGATCGGCTACCTGTTCGGCCAGTACAAGCGGATCACCAACCGCTACGAGGGCGGGGTGCTCACCGGCAAGGGCATCGCCTGGGGTGGCTCCCAGGCGCGTACCGAGGCCACCGGCTACGGCACCGTCTTCTTCGCCGACGAGATGGCCAGGCACGCCGGCACCTCCCTGGAGGGCCGCGAAGTGGTCGTCTCCGGCTCGGGCAATGTGGCCATCTACGCGATCGAGAAGGTGCAACAGCTCGGCGGCCGCGTCGTCGCCTGCTCCGACAGCTCGGGGTATGTCGTGGACGAGGACGGGATCGACCTGGACCTGCTCCAGGACGTCAAGGAGGTCCGTCGCGACCGGATCGCCGCCTACGCCAAGGAGCGGGGCGGGAAGTCGCGGTTCGTGCGCGACGGCAGCGTCTGGGAGGTGCCCTGCCAGGTGGCCCTGCCCTGCGCGACCCAGAACGAGCTGGACGAGGACGCCGCGCGGACCCTGGTCGAGAACGGCGTCAAGGTCGTCGCGGAAGGCGCCAACATGCCGTGCACCCCCGGCGCGGTCCGCGTCTTCACCGACCAGGGGGTGCTCTTCGGTCCCGGCAAGGCAGCCAACGCCGGTGGCGTGGCCACCTCCGCGCTGGAGATGCAGCAGAACGCCGCCCGGGACAGCTGGAGCTTCGAGTACACCGAGGAGCGGCTGGGCGAGATCATGCGCAGCATCCACGCCCGGTGCGTGGACACCGCGGAGGACTACGGCCGCCCGGGGGACTACGTCTTCGGGGCCAACGCCGCCGGCTTCATCCAGGTCGCCGACGCCATGCTGGCCCTCGGCGTGGTGTGA
- a CDS encoding phytoene desaturase family protein encodes MSTAHDVVIVGGGHNGLTAAAYLARAGRSVLLLERSPQLGGATVSAEAFPGMSARLSRYSYLVSLLPRQIVDDLGLSLRLARRRYSSYTPVPGQDVGLLVDNQDPAATAASFAAVGAAEDGPRWEQFYSRVGRLAEAWWPTMTAPLRTRAELAELVGDPGLVRDFTERPLGEVIEETFRHDLVRGVVLTDGLISTFADAHGADLRHNICFLYHVIGGGTGDWDVPIGGMGQVSDQLADVARAAGAELRTGATVTAVEEGAVTWVDTRPQGSPGASWGAEPPDREGMPHRATAGTVLWAAAPAVLDGLANGQGVQGERVEGAQVKVNLLLSRLPRLRDREVDPTAAFGGTFHINETYSQLQDAYRTAAAGQVPNPMPAEIYCHSITDPSILSPQLQQAGAHTMTVFTLQTPDRLLDGREEEARAQLERAVLDSLSSVLAEPIEDVVMRDAQGRLCVETRTTRDLQDSLAMPGGNIFHAPLTWPWAEDDAPLDTPARRWGVDTAYPGVLLAGAGSRRGGGVSGLGGYHAARAVLDG; translated from the coding sequence ATGAGCACGGCTCACGACGTCGTCATCGTCGGCGGCGGGCACAACGGGCTCACCGCCGCCGCCTACCTGGCGCGCGCCGGCCGCTCGGTGCTGCTGCTCGAGCGCTCGCCGCAGCTCGGCGGAGCCACGGTGTCCGCCGAGGCGTTCCCCGGGATGAGCGCCCGGCTCTCCCGCTACTCCTACCTGGTCAGCCTGCTGCCCCGGCAGATCGTGGACGACCTTGGGCTCTCGCTGCGCCTGGCGCGGCGCCGCTACTCCTCATACACCCCGGTGCCGGGCCAGGACGTCGGCCTGCTCGTCGACAACCAGGACCCGGCGGCGACCGCAGCCTCCTTCGCCGCCGTCGGCGCTGCCGAGGACGGCCCCCGCTGGGAGCAGTTCTACTCCCGGGTGGGGCGGCTGGCCGAGGCGTGGTGGCCGACGATGACCGCGCCGCTGCGCACCCGCGCCGAGCTCGCCGAACTGGTCGGGGACCCCGGTCTGGTCCGCGACTTCACCGAGCGGCCGCTGGGCGAGGTGATCGAGGAGACCTTCCGCCACGACCTGGTCCGCGGTGTCGTCCTGACCGACGGGCTCATCTCCACCTTCGCCGACGCCCACGGCGCCGATCTACGGCACAACATCTGCTTCCTCTACCACGTCATCGGCGGCGGCACGGGGGACTGGGACGTACCGATCGGCGGCATGGGCCAGGTCTCCGACCAGCTCGCCGACGTCGCTCGTGCCGCGGGCGCAGAGTTGCGCACCGGCGCGACCGTGACCGCCGTGGAGGAGGGTGCGGTCACCTGGGTCGACACCCGCCCGCAGGGCAGTCCGGGGGCAAGTTGGGGGGCGGAGCCCCCCGACCGAGAGGGTATGCCGCACCGGGCCACGGCGGGGACCGTCCTGTGGGCCGCCGCACCGGCCGTGCTCGACGGGCTCGCGAACGGGCAGGGCGTGCAGGGGGAGCGGGTCGAGGGGGCGCAGGTCAAGGTCAACCTGCTGCTCTCCCGGCTGCCCCGGCTGCGGGACCGGGAGGTGGACCCGACGGCCGCCTTCGGCGGCACCTTCCACATCAACGAGACCTACAGCCAGCTGCAGGACGCCTACCGCACCGCGGCTGCCGGACAGGTGCCGAACCCGATGCCGGCCGAGATCTACTGCCACTCGATCACCGACCCCAGCATCCTGAGCCCGCAGCTGCAGCAGGCCGGCGCGCACACGATGACCGTCTTCACCCTGCAGACGCCGGACCGGCTGCTGGACGGGCGCGAGGAGGAGGCGCGCGCTCAGCTGGAGCGGGCGGTGCTGGACTCGCTGTCCTCGGTCCTGGCCGAGCCGATCGAGGACGTGGTCATGCGTGATGCGCAGGGCCGGCTGTGCGTCGAGACGAGGACGACCCGCGACCTGCAGGACAGCCTGGCGATGCCCGGCGGCAACATCTTCCACGCCCCGCTGACCTGGCCGTGGGCGGAGGACGACGCGCCGCTGGACACGCCCGCGCGCAGGTGGGGCGTGGACACGGCATACCCGGGTGTCCTGCTCGCCGGGGCCGGCTCCCGCCGTGGGGGCGGGGTCAGCGGTCTGGGCGGCTACCACGCCGCCCGCGCCGTGCTCGACGGCTGA
- a CDS encoding methionine/alanine import family NSS transporter small subunit — MSTPAVIMMVVSMVLVWGGLVASILFMRARPQVATEDPDLVPADDVSRRARRGRRGSRPDR; from the coding sequence ATGAGCACTCCCGCCGTCATCATGATGGTCGTCTCGATGGTGCTGGTCTGGGGCGGGCTCGTCGCCAGCATCCTGTTCATGCGCGCGCGGCCGCAGGTGGCCACCGAGGATCCCGACCTCGTGCCGGCGGACGACGTCAGCCGTCGAGCACGGCGCGGGCGGCGTGGTAGCCGCCCAGACCGCTGA